From a single Sinomonas atrocyanea genomic region:
- a CDS encoding energy-coupling factor ABC transporter ATP-binding protein → MSTQHAGHGTHGGIGLADVGVVVPVDDPQPGAPAQKVLLHGIDLVLTEPRIAVIGANGSGKSTLLRLLNGLVAPSSGSVAVHGLDTVREVRAVRQRVGFVFTDPLSQLVMPTGREDVELSLRRRHPGRAERARAAQAVLDRFGLGPLADQSVHELSGGERQLMALAAVLAVGPEVLVLDEPSTLLDLRNRELLRRTLASLREQVILSTHDLDLAADADRVLVVEDGGIAFDGDPAAAVAFYRQLCLDQPARPARGHA, encoded by the coding sequence ATGTCGACCCAGCACGCAGGCCACGGCACTCACGGCGGGATCGGGCTCGCGGACGTGGGCGTCGTCGTGCCCGTCGACGATCCGCAGCCCGGCGCTCCCGCCCAGAAGGTCCTCCTCCACGGCATCGACCTGGTGCTCACCGAGCCGCGCATCGCCGTGATCGGGGCCAACGGCTCCGGCAAGTCCACCCTCCTGCGCCTGCTCAACGGACTCGTCGCGCCCAGCTCGGGGTCCGTCGCGGTGCACGGCCTGGACACCGTCCGCGAGGTCCGTGCCGTGCGCCAGCGGGTCGGGTTCGTGTTCACTGACCCGCTCTCGCAGCTCGTCATGCCCACGGGGCGGGAGGACGTCGAACTCTCGCTGCGGCGCCGTCATCCCGGGCGGGCCGAGCGCGCCCGCGCCGCCCAGGCGGTGCTGGACCGGTTCGGCCTGGGTCCGCTCGCGGACCAGAGCGTGCACGAGCTCTCCGGCGGCGAGCGCCAGCTGATGGCACTCGCCGCGGTGCTGGCGGTCGGGCCCGAGGTGCTCGTGCTCGATGAGCCCTCGACCCTGCTCGACCTGCGCAACCGCGAGCTGCTGCGGCGGACCCTGGCCTCCCTCCGCGAGCAGGTCATCCTTTCGACCCACGACCTCGATCTGGCGGCGGACGCCGACCGCGTGCTCGTGGTCGAGGACGGGGGCATCGCGTTCGACGGCGACCCGGCGGCCGCCGTTGCCTTCTACCGGCAGCTGTGCCTCGACCAACCGGCCCGGCCCGCGCGGGGGCACGCCTGA
- a CDS encoding biotin transporter BioY: MSHQRTRAPHPQRAGEGSPRVPQKLWDSQSLALVAVFAALIAASAIVPGIPVGSFGVPITLQTLAVMLTGLVLGGARAAAAVALYLVVAFAGLPIFSGGRAGLQVLAGGSAGYIIGFLLAALLVGIAAQLIIRRLPARRRAVWFFLAATVVSVVAVHTFGALGMVVNLKLSWPAAFAADLVYYPGDILKNAVAAVAAVAVHRAFPDVLVRRVK; the protein is encoded by the coding sequence ATGAGCCATCAGAGGACCCGGGCGCCGCACCCGCAGCGGGCCGGAGAGGGCAGCCCCCGCGTCCCGCAGAAGCTGTGGGACTCCCAGTCGCTGGCCCTCGTCGCCGTGTTCGCCGCCCTCATCGCCGCCTCAGCGATCGTCCCGGGCATCCCCGTCGGGAGCTTCGGCGTGCCCATCACGCTCCAGACGCTCGCCGTCATGCTCACCGGCCTCGTGCTGGGCGGCGCCCGGGCAGCCGCCGCGGTGGCCCTCTACCTCGTGGTCGCCTTCGCGGGCCTGCCGATCTTCTCCGGCGGCCGCGCCGGCCTGCAGGTCCTCGCCGGCGGGTCCGCCGGGTACATCATCGGGTTCCTCCTCGCCGCCCTCCTTGTGGGCATCGCCGCGCAGCTGATCATCCGAAGGCTGCCGGCCAGGCGCCGGGCGGTGTGGTTCTTCCTCGCCGCCACGGTGGTCTCGGTGGTGGCGGTGCACACGTTCGGTGCGCTGGGCATGGTGGTCAACCTCAAGCTGTCCTGGCCGGCGGCGTTCGCCGCCGACCTCGTCTACTATCCCGGCGACATCCTCAAGAACGCCGTGGCGGCGGTGGCGGCGGTCGCCGTGCACCGGGCCTTCCCCGATGTCCTCGTGCGGCGCGTGAAGTGA
- a CDS encoding energy-coupling factor transporter transmembrane component T family protein, whose amino-acid sequence MRRPAAGLLAGYVHGDSWLHRTPLWAKFAGVVAAGAASFVLLDWRASCAALGAVVLAWLSAGLGVRRLAASWRLVLPLAVVLFAFQWWQQGPAAAGRIVANLLLCFVAAGLLTATVPLQDLLDAVASLARPFRRLGADPERFALAIAIMVRSIPVLAGSFAEVGDAARARGLERSVRARTVPVVLAAVAYARRTGDALAARGLGDD is encoded by the coding sequence ATGCGCCGCCCCGCGGCCGGGCTGCTCGCCGGCTACGTCCACGGCGACTCGTGGCTGCACCGCACCCCGCTGTGGGCCAAGTTCGCCGGCGTGGTGGCGGCCGGCGCGGCGAGCTTCGTCCTGCTGGACTGGCGCGCCTCCTGCGCCGCGCTGGGCGCCGTGGTGCTCGCCTGGCTCTCGGCCGGCCTCGGCGTCCGCAGGCTCGCTGCCTCCTGGAGGCTCGTGCTGCCCCTCGCCGTCGTGCTCTTCGCGTTCCAGTGGTGGCAGCAGGGTCCGGCGGCGGCCGGCCGGATCGTGGCGAACCTCCTCCTGTGCTTCGTGGCGGCGGGCCTGCTCACCGCCACGGTGCCGCTCCAAGACCTGCTCGACGCCGTCGCCTCCCTCGCGCGGCCGTTCCGGCGCCTGGGTGCCGACCCCGAGAGGTTCGCCCTCGCGATCGCCATCATGGTGCGCAGCATCCCCGTCCTCGCCGGATCGTTCGCGGAGGTGGGCGACGCCGCCCGCGCCCGCGGCCTCGAGCGCAGCGTGCGCGCGCGGACCGTGCCGGTGGTGCTGGCCGCCGTGGCCTACGCCCGGCGCACCGGAGACGCCCTGGCGGCCCGGGGACTCGGCGACGACTGA